One Catillopecten margaritatus gill symbiont DNA window includes the following coding sequences:
- the argB gene encoding Acetylglutamate kinase: MSNKTNNIASVLIEALPYIQKFSGKNIVIKYGGNAMIDEELKSSFARDIVLMKSVGMNPIVVHGGGPQIGKALKELDQEFEFVHGMRVTNKEAMSTVEHVLGQVVNKEIVDLIHQHGGQAEGLVGQDNGIVSAEKLEFGDGTDLGFVGEVSGIDASVIEALEVGVIPVIAPIGVGKNGDSYNINADLVAGAIAEVLRAEKLILLTNTTGLLDAEGELLTGLDAHTVDELIADGTIHGGMLPKIGCALSAVKHGVKASHIIDGRVAHAVLLEVFTDEGVGTLITGNE; the protein is encoded by the coding sequence ATGTCTAACAAAACCAATAATATTGCCAGCGTCCTGATTGAAGCGTTGCCTTATATTCAAAAATTTTCAGGTAAAAATATCGTTATTAAGTATGGCGGTAATGCAATGATTGACGAGGAGTTAAAGTCGAGTTTTGCACGGGATATTGTGCTGATGAAATCGGTGGGAATGAACCCGATTGTGGTGCATGGTGGGGGTCCGCAGATTGGTAAGGCGTTAAAGGAATTGGATCAAGAATTTGAGTTTGTTCATGGGATGCGTGTGACTAACAAAGAGGCGATGAGTACGGTTGAGCATGTGTTGGGTCAGGTGGTGAATAAAGAAATTGTTGATTTAATTCATCAGCATGGCGGACAGGCTGAGGGGTTAGTTGGTCAGGATAATGGGATAGTTTCTGCGGAAAAATTAGAGTTTGGCGATGGCACTGATTTGGGTTTTGTTGGCGAGGTGAGTGGGATTGATGCTTCGGTGATTGAGGCTTTGGAAGTGGGCGTTATTCCTGTGATTGCACCGATTGGTGTGGGGAAGAATGGAGATTCTTATAATATTAATGCAGATTTGGTGGCAGGGGCGATTGCAGAGGTTTTGAGGGCTGAGAAGTTGATTTTGCTGACGAATACCACGGGTTTGCTGGATGCTGAGGGTGAATTATTGACAGGATTGGATGCACATACGGTGGATGAGTTGATTGCCGATGGCACGATTCATGGTGGAATGTTGCCGAAAATTGGGTGTGCGTTGTCGGCGGTGAAACATGGGGTTAAGGCATCGCATATTATTGATGGGCGTGTTGCGCATGCGGTACTTTTGGAAGTCTTTACCGATGAGGGTGTAGGCACATTGATTACTGGCAATGAATAA
- the pyrK gene encoding Dihydroorotate dehydrogenase B (NAD(+)), electron transfer subunit encodes MNKLHRGTIKICDCLILAHYKFEGEQYMLTLASDVIAQETKPGQFVHITVSDSLAMRRPISVMSVDVENGSFDLLYKVVGEGTRQLSERKIGDVLSIIGPIGNGFEMTDKKLPLLIGGGVGMPPMIAIAQQIQNSDYDPFVILGSEVPFPFTPELSNIGPRCPQASHTMPLLEAWGIACRLASLQGYEGVFKGFVTDLARAYLDNLSKEELAQVEIYSCGPHPMLEAVAKLAEEYDLPCQVSLEEYMACAVGGCAGCVVEVQTEQGVAMKRVCVDGPIFDARTVF; translated from the coding sequence ATGAATAAGTTGCACAGAGGCACGATTAAAATTTGTGATTGCCTGATTTTGGCACATTACAAATTTGAGGGTGAGCAATATATGTTGACTTTGGCGTCGGATGTGATTGCTCAAGAAACCAAGCCAGGGCAATTTGTGCATATTACGGTGTCGGATTCTTTGGCGATGCGTCGCCCGATTTCGGTGATGTCGGTGGATGTTGAGAATGGGTCATTTGACTTGCTTTATAAAGTGGTGGGCGAGGGGACGCGTCAATTGTCCGAACGCAAAATTGGTGATGTGTTGTCGATTATTGGGCCGATTGGCAATGGCTTTGAGATGACAGATAAAAAATTGCCGTTATTGATTGGGGGCGGTGTGGGGATGCCACCGATGATTGCGATTGCACAACAAATTCAAAATTCTGATTATGACCCTTTTGTGATTTTGGGCTCGGAAGTGCCATTTCCCTTTACGCCAGAACTTAGCAATATTGGGCCACGCTGTCCGCAAGCAAGCCACACAATGCCCCTTTTGGAAGCATGGGGGATTGCCTGTCGCCTTGCCAGTTTGCAAGGATATGAAGGGGTTTTCAAAGGGTTTGTGACGGATTTGGCACGGGCTTATTTGGATAATTTGTCGAAAGAAGAATTGGCACAAGTGGAAATTTATTCTTGTGGTCCGCATCCAATGTTGGAGGCAGTGGCGAAATTAGCAGAGGAATATGATTTGCCTTGCCAAGTGTCGCTGGAAGAATATATGGCGTGTGCGGTGGGCGGTTGTGCAGGGTGTGTAGTAGAAGTGCAAACTGAGCAAGGGGTGGCGATGAAACGGGTTTGTGTGGATGGGCCGATTTTTGACGCACGCACAGTCTTTTGA
- the yggS gene encoding Pyridoxal phosphate homeostasis protein: protein MIKDSLKKVQARIKAIDKNQQVTLVVASKTKPVSDLQQAIDAGQRHFGENYLQEALGKIEALKGQGVCWHFIGPIQSNKTKQIAQNFDWVHSVDRLKIAKRLNEQRPEDLPKLKVLLQVNIDDEVTKSGVLVGEIDEVVSYFDDFQNLILEGFMCIPSPSNSVQSFAKMKNILEQYPNLTVLSMGMSHDLESAIENGATFVRIGTDIFGARG, encoded by the coding sequence TTGATTAAAGATTCTCTAAAAAAAGTCCAAGCACGGATAAAGGCGATTGATAAAAATCAGCAGGTTACTTTGGTTGTCGCTAGTAAAACTAAACCCGTCTCAGATTTACAGCAAGCCATTGATGCAGGGCAGCGCCATTTTGGTGAAAATTATTTGCAAGAAGCCTTGGGTAAAATTGAAGCACTCAAAGGCCAAGGAGTGTGTTGGCATTTTATCGGACCGATTCAATCAAATAAAACGAAGCAAATTGCGCAGAATTTTGATTGGGTGCACAGTGTGGATAGGCTTAAAATTGCCAAACGATTGAACGAACAGCGTCCAGAAGATTTACCCAAGCTTAAAGTTTTGTTGCAAGTGAATATTGACGATGAAGTAACTAAATCGGGTGTGTTGGTTGGTGAGATTGATGAAGTGGTTAGTTATTTTGATGATTTTCAAAATCTAATTTTAGAGGGGTTTATGTGTATTCCTAGCCCTTCTAATTCTGTACAAAGTTTTGCTAAAATGAAAAATATTTTGGAGCAATACCCGAATTTAACCGTTTTATCAATGGGCATGAGTCATGATTTAGAGTCTGCCATTGAAAATGGGGCAACTTTTGTGCGTATTGGCACGGATATTTTTGGTGCAAGAGGATAA
- the tldD gene encoding Metalloprotease TldD, translated as MIDELLSEQQLSQEKIDNLLSDLFVKGVNYADLYFQHSVSESWFLEEGIVKSGTYHIQHGVGTRAVKGEQTGFAYSDDLNTKAIQQAIDFAKGISGQQQTQKIKTFQTVPHPAKYNGVSPLSSLTSQEKVDMLKQIDTIARQEPKVKQVSASLSGAYTEVLIASSDGVYQKDCRPMVRVSVSVIVEHEGRVENASSGGGGRYDYRYFIDHNFTEIYAKEAVRQALVALEAQSTPAGSMPVILGPGWPGVLLHEAIGHGLEGDFNRRGTSVFTGKIGEQVASEKCTIVDNGTLVNRRGSLTIDDEGTPTQNTTLIENGLLKGYMFDKLNAGLMGVKSTGNARRESYAHIPMPRMTNTYMLNGEDNLKDMIASVEDGLYAVNFDGGQVDITSGKFVFSANEAYLIKNGKITTPVKGATLIGSGDEILKKISMVANDMKLDSGVGVCGKEGQSVPVGVGQPSLKIDQLTVGGTEV; from the coding sequence ATGATTGACGAATTATTAAGTGAACAGCAACTCAGCCAAGAAAAAATCGACAACTTGTTGTCAGATTTATTTGTTAAAGGGGTAAATTATGCCGATTTGTATTTTCAACATTCGGTGTCTGAATCGTGGTTTCTCGAAGAAGGGATTGTCAAGTCAGGTACTTACCACATTCAGCATGGCGTTGGAACGCGTGCAGTGAAAGGCGAGCAAACAGGTTTTGCTTATTCTGATGATTTAAATACTAAAGCCATTCAGCAGGCGATTGATTTCGCCAAGGGTATTTCTGGACAACAACAAACGCAAAAAATTAAAACCTTTCAAACTGTGCCACATCCTGCGAAATATAACGGTGTCAGCCCATTAAGCAGTTTAACCTCGCAAGAAAAAGTGGATATGTTGAAGCAGATTGATACCATTGCCAGACAAGAGCCAAAAGTTAAACAAGTCAGTGCATCGTTGTCAGGGGCTTACACAGAGGTGTTAATTGCCTCAAGTGATGGTGTTTATCAAAAGGATTGCCGGCCAATGGTGCGTGTCAGCGTTAGCGTGATTGTTGAGCATGAGGGTAGAGTGGAAAATGCATCAAGTGGGGGCGGTGGGCGTTATGATTATCGTTATTTTATTGACCATAATTTCACTGAAATTTACGCTAAAGAAGCAGTGCGACAGGCGTTAGTTGCTCTTGAGGCACAAAGTACACCTGCAGGAAGTATGCCTGTGATTTTAGGTCCAGGTTGGCCAGGCGTATTGTTGCACGAGGCTATTGGACATGGATTAGAAGGGGATTTTAATCGCCGTGGCACATCGGTTTTTACGGGAAAAATAGGTGAGCAAGTCGCCAGTGAAAAATGTACCATTGTAGATAACGGTACTTTGGTAAATCGTCGGGGCTCCTTGACCATTGACGACGAAGGTACGCCGACGCAAAATACTACACTGATTGAAAATGGTCTTTTAAAAGGCTATATGTTTGATAAATTAAACGCAGGCTTAATGGGCGTTAAGTCCACAGGTAACGCAAGGCGTGAGTCGTATGCACATATTCCAATGCCGAGAATGACGAATACTTATATGTTAAATGGTGAGGACAATTTGAAGGATATGATTGCTTCGGTTGAGGACGGTTTGTATGCAGTTAATTTTGATGGTGGGCAGGTGGATATTACTTCGGGAAAATTTGTATTTTCGGCAAATGAAGCGTATTTAATTAAAAATGGAAAAATTACCACACCCGTTAAAGGGGCGACTTTAATTGGCTCTGGCGATGAAATTTTGAAGAAAATTTCTATGGTTGCGAATGATATGAAATTAGACAGCGGTGTGGGTGTGTGTGGCAAAGAAGGGCAGTCAGTACCTGTGGGCGTGGGGCAGCCGAGTTTAAAAATTGACCAATTAACGGTGGGCGGCACCGAAGTTTAA
- the ndhC gene encoding NAD(P)H-quinone oxidoreductase subunit 3 yields the protein MLIGYLLGPSKPDEEKNSQFECGFPAFDDSRMYFNVRYYLVAILFILFDLEVAFVFPWAVVQSQLGWFGFVAISIFLFLLIVGFIFEWKKGALEWE from the coding sequence ATGTTAATCGGTTACCTATTAGGACCAAGCAAACCCGATGAAGAAAAAAATTCTCAATTTGAATGTGGGTTCCCTGCATTTGATGATTCTCGTATGTATTTCAATGTGCGCTATTATTTAGTGGCAATCTTATTTATTCTATTTGACTTGGAAGTGGCTTTCGTCTTTCCATGGGCAGTGGTGCAATCACAACTTGGCTGGTTTGGCTTTGTTGCTATCAGCATCTTCTTATTTTTATTAATTGTCGGTTTCATTTTCGAATGGAAAAAAGGCGCTCTGGAGTGGGAATAA
- the nuoB gene encoding NADH-quinone oxidoreductase subunit B, with product MAIEGLMKEGFVTTSLDKVINWARTGSLWPMTFGLACCAVEMMEAGSSRYDLDRFGIVFRPTPRQSDLMIVAGTLTNKMAPALRKVYDQMPEPRWVISMGSCANGGGYYHYSYAVVRGCDRIVPVDVYVPGCPPTAEALLYGILQLQDKIKRTNTIART from the coding sequence ATGGCAATTGAAGGATTAATGAAAGAAGGGTTCGTCACTACTTCCCTCGACAAAGTTATCAACTGGGCAAGAACGGGCTCGTTGTGGCCAATGACATTTGGCTTGGCATGTTGTGCGGTGGAGATGATGGAGGCAGGCTCTTCTCGCTATGACCTTGACCGTTTTGGCATCGTTTTCAGACCTACTCCTCGTCAATCGGATTTAATGATTGTGGCGGGTACACTGACCAATAAAATGGCACCTGCACTCAGAAAAGTTTACGACCAAATGCCAGAACCTCGTTGGGTAATTTCAATGGGTTCGTGTGCAAATGGGGGTGGTTATTATCATTATTCTTATGCCGTGGTAAGGGGTTGTGACCGCATTGTGCCAGTGGATGTTTATGTGCCAGGTTGTCCACCAACTGCGGAAGCGCTGCTTTATGGTATTTTGCAATTGCAAGACAAAATTAAGCGCACCAATACGATTGCGAGAACTTAA
- the nqo5 gene encoding NADH-quinone oxidoreductase chain 5 translates to MTDLKVQLVEEFGAGNIIEAFGELTLTVDSTDIIKSCIKLRDVFFFDTLIDLCGVDYLTYGQSEWESDASSSGFSRGRNTQEKEEHAYANTKRFAVVYHLLSVNKNYRLRVKAFVAEAQPMIKSVTDIWAAADWYEREAFDLFGILFENHKDLRRILTDYGFVGHPLRKDFPLIGEVEMRYDEALGRVVYEPVSIEPNVNVPRVIRK, encoded by the coding sequence ATGACAGATTTAAAAGTACAATTGGTTGAAGAATTTGGCGCAGGGAATATTATTGAAGCCTTTGGCGAATTGACTTTGACGGTCGATTCGACGGACATTATTAAGTCGTGCATTAAACTCAGAGATGTTTTTTTCTTTGATACTTTGATTGATTTATGTGGCGTTGATTATTTGACTTATGGACAATCTGAGTGGGAAAGTGATGCAAGTAGCTCTGGTTTTTCCAGAGGGCGTAATACACAAGAAAAAGAAGAACACGCCTACGCAAATACAAAGCGTTTTGCTGTGGTTTATCATCTGCTTTCAGTTAACAAAAATTACCGCCTTCGTGTTAAGGCATTTGTTGCAGAAGCACAGCCGATGATTAAGTCAGTCACGGATATTTGGGCAGCAGCAGATTGGTATGAGCGAGAAGCCTTTGATTTATTTGGTATTTTGTTTGAAAACCACAAAGATTTACGCCGTATTTTGACTGATTATGGCTTTGTTGGACACCCATTACGCAAAGATTTCCCACTGATTGGTGAAGTTGAAATGCGTTACGATGAAGCATTGGGGCGAGTTGTTTACGAACCAGTGAGTATTGAGCCGAATGTCAATGTGCCACGCGTAATCAGGAAATAG
- the nuoD gene encoding NADH-quinone oxidoreductase subunit D — MAEIRNYTLNFGPQHPAAHGVLRLILEIDGEVIERADPHIGLLHRGTEKLAESKPYNQSIGYMDRLDYVSMMCNEHAYVLAIETMLELEVPERAKYIRVMFDEITRILNHLMWLGTHGLDVGAMSIFLYAFREREKLIDCYEAVSGSRMHATYYRPGGVYRDLPAKMPQYLKNDFRKQKELDAMNKDRQGSLLDFIDNFAKEFPVSIKQYNDLLTDNRIWKQRLVNIGIVSANRAKQLGFTGPMLRGSGVAWDLRKNQPYSVYDQLDFEIPIGVTGDSYDRYLVRMEEMTQSNNIIKQCVTWLRDNPGAVMSSDKKVSPPSREAMKDDMESLIHHFKLFTEGYCLPEGEVYSAVEHPKGEFGVYLVSDGANKPYRIKIRAPGFAHLASMDEMAKGHMLSDVVTIIGTQDIVFGEIDR; from the coding sequence ATGGCTGAAATCCGCAATTACACCCTCAACTTTGGTCCGCAGCATCCAGCAGCACACGGCGTGCTTCGTCTAATTTTAGAAATTGATGGCGAAGTCATTGAACGAGCAGACCCACATATTGGACTGCTACATCGTGGCACAGAAAAACTTGCAGAATCTAAACCATATAATCAGTCAATTGGCTATATGGACAGATTGGATTATGTCTCTATGATGTGTAACGAACATGCTTATGTACTGGCGATTGAAACCATGTTGGAGCTTGAGGTGCCAGAACGAGCCAAATATATTCGAGTGATGTTTGACGAAATTACTCGCATCTTGAATCACTTGATGTGGCTGGGTACGCACGGGCTTGATGTTGGTGCAATGAGTATTTTCTTATACGCATTTCGTGAGCGTGAAAAGCTGATTGATTGCTACGAAGCCGTTTCAGGTTCACGGATGCATGCAACTTATTATCGCCCAGGGGGTGTTTATCGTGATTTGCCTGCAAAGATGCCACAATATTTAAAAAATGATTTCCGCAAACAGAAAGAATTAGATGCAATGAACAAAGATCGCCAAGGTTCGTTGTTAGATTTTATTGATAATTTTGCCAAAGAATTCCCGGTCAGCATTAAACAATATAATGACTTATTAACGGATAACCGTATCTGGAAACAACGATTGGTAAATATCGGTATTGTGTCGGCAAACCGTGCCAAGCAACTTGGATTTACAGGTCCAATGTTGCGAGGTTCGGGCGTAGCGTGGGATTTGCGTAAAAATCAACCTTATTCGGTGTATGACCAATTAGATTTTGAAATTCCAATCGGTGTGACAGGTGACAGTTACGATCGTTACCTCGTGCGTATGGAGGAAATGACACAATCGAATAATATCATTAAGCAATGCGTAACTTGGTTGCGTGACAATCCAGGTGCGGTGATGAGTAGCGATAAAAAAGTATCACCACCAAGTCGTGAGGCAATGAAAGACGATATGGAGTCACTTATTCACCACTTTAAACTCTTTACCGAAGGCTATTGTTTGCCAGAAGGCGAAGTGTATTCAGCCGTTGAACATCCTAAGGGTGAGTTCGGCGTGTATTTGGTTTCAGATGGGGCGAATAAGCCGTATCGTATTAAAATTAGAGCGCCTGGTTTTGCCCATTTAGCCTCAATGGATGAGATGGCAAAAGGGCATATGCTTTCTGATGTTGTAACCATCATTGGAACGCAAGATATTGTATTTGGAGAGATAGACAGATGA
- the nqo2 gene encoding NADH-quinone oxidoreductase subunit 2: MISNKAKEKIDIWVAKYPAGNQSSAVMEALKIVQAENDNSLSADTIQAVADYLDMPGIAAAEVATFYENYNHKPVGKHTIRICHNISCMLNGADDLIDYLEKKLGVKTGEVTKNGLVNVKKVECLGACVGAPMLQIGDQYYENLTEKKIDKILADLKAGAK; encoded by the coding sequence ATGATATCAAATAAAGCAAAAGAAAAGATCGATATTTGGGTGGCAAAATATCCAGCAGGCAATCAAAGCTCTGCGGTGATGGAAGCGTTGAAAATTGTGCAAGCAGAAAATGACAACAGTTTGAGTGCGGACACTATCCAAGCTGTGGCAGATTACTTGGATATGCCCGGTATTGCTGCAGCAGAAGTCGCGACTTTTTATGAAAATTACAACCATAAGCCGGTTGGCAAACATACCATTCGTATTTGCCACAATATTTCGTGTATGTTAAATGGTGCGGATGATTTGATTGATTATTTAGAAAAAAAACTCGGTGTTAAAACAGGCGAAGTAACAAAAAATGGCTTGGTTAATGTGAAAAAAGTGGAGTGCTTAGGTGCCTGCGTTGGTGCGCCAATGTTGCAAATCGGCGACCAATATTATGAAAACCTTACCGAGAAAAAAATTGATAAAATCTTGGCTGATTTAAAGGCAGGTGCTAAATGA
- the nqo1 gene encoding NADH-quinone oxidoreductase chain 1 — translation MNQVCFKNLDQKNCHSLEVYEKSGGYAVWRKILKGEITAEEIIDELKASGLRGRGGAGFPTGLKWSFMPRNADMQKYVVCNSDEGEPGTCKDRDILRYNPHAVIEGMAIGGFVMGATVGYNYIRGEFMEPFYRFEGALKEVYEAGLLGENIQKSGVSFDLHTHLGAGAYICGEETALLESIEGKKGQPRFKPPFPANVGLFGKPTTINNTESFASVPEILAKGGQWFADIGVENSGGCKLFSVSGHVANPSNFEVPMGMPFKELLELAGGMRKGAKLKAVIPGGSSTPVLTAEVAMAMTMDYDGIEKSGSMLGAGSVIVMDESTCMVETLTRLAHFYYDESCGQCTPCREGTGWLYRVLKRIMDGNGKADDIDLLLGVSDKIMGNTICALGDAAAMPVESFLRNFRDEFEYYIEHGKSMVKG, via the coding sequence ATGAACCAAGTTTGCTTTAAAAATTTAGACCAAAAAAACTGCCATTCACTTGAGGTGTATGAAAAAAGTGGCGGTTATGCAGTTTGGCGTAAGATTCTCAAAGGTGAAATTACGGCTGAAGAAATTATCGACGAACTCAAAGCATCAGGTCTGCGAGGTCGTGGCGGTGCAGGTTTCCCAACGGGGTTAAAGTGGAGTTTTATGCCCCGCAATGCTGACATGCAAAAATATGTCGTTTGTAATTCAGACGAAGGCGAACCAGGCACTTGTAAGGACAGAGATATCTTGAGATACAACCCACATGCTGTGATTGAAGGCATGGCAATTGGTGGCTTTGTAATGGGTGCAACGGTGGGTTACAACTATATCCGTGGCGAATTTATGGAGCCATTTTATCGTTTTGAAGGTGCGCTTAAAGAAGTCTATGAAGCGGGTTTATTAGGTGAAAATATTCAAAAAAGTGGGGTTAGTTTTGACTTGCACACACATTTAGGTGCAGGTGCTTATATTTGTGGCGAAGAAACTGCACTACTAGAATCGATTGAAGGCAAAAAAGGACAACCTCGTTTCAAGCCACCATTCCCTGCAAATGTTGGGTTGTTTGGTAAGCCAACGACGATTAATAATACCGAAAGTTTTGCCTCTGTGCCTGAAATTCTGGCGAAGGGCGGACAGTGGTTTGCCGATATTGGCGTTGAAAACTCAGGCGGTTGCAAGTTGTTTTCAGTATCAGGACATGTGGCTAACCCCTCTAATTTTGAAGTACCGATGGGCATGCCATTTAAAGAATTACTTGAATTGGCAGGCGGTATGCGTAAGGGTGCTAAATTAAAAGCCGTCATTCCAGGTGGCTCATCTACTCCAGTTTTAACCGCAGAAGTGGCAATGGCAATGACGATGGACTATGATGGCATCGAAAAATCAGGCTCAATGTTAGGCGCAGGTTCGGTCATTGTGATGGACGAATCTACTTGCATGGTTGAAACCTTAACCCGATTAGCGCATTTTTATTATGACGAATCTTGCGGTCAATGCACTCCATGTCGTGAAGGCACAGGCTGGTTGTATCGTGTATTAAAGCGCATTATGGACGGCAATGGCAAAGCAGATGATATTGATTTATTGTTAGGAGTTAGTGATAAAATTATGGGCAATACCATTTGTGCACTTGGTGATGCTGCGGCAATGCCAGTAGAAAGTTTTTTAAGAAATTTCCGCGATGAGTTTGAGTATTACATTGAGCACGGAAAAAGTATGGTGAAAGGATAA